From a region of the Zingiber officinale cultivar Zhangliang chromosome 4B, Zo_v1.1, whole genome shotgun sequence genome:
- the LOC121976690 gene encoding uncharacterized protein LOC121976690 isoform X2, which translates to MGAGGDIPSPAPTPRPAGARLSNTWKSPPTPATMFSPTSAADQKVVSLFDWWLFEAEKHVDGKRLAVSGFTKRQQAARIFYSAPIVKRNDAYTIEAADGVIVLLDGMINKSRTQDNGFPLEMCNHFLVGFPYDWDHYIGGYYRTRATCNPVKLSSHNQIPVDSTYSAGKTLPVHLEEFSFGRVRNFLSSAGNKVTDSFIALQKIVSSRMDPEMQKFVSSPVDELSKHVDKNDGTMVGSDPSFKMYAKGPATCHKQVAFSSLNENNAFPLTMSTQATSGMQKKPSVINLHEMKIDNHLVPILNLEENIRTQDSVYLNEDPEGHTNSTGNANILSNPSSKSLEISNLSHSEKIPDSVAEILPCSSKSALETISSSDCLFSPMDLKDENVTSMKGINFASLKNSVHSDILESKKAKAYQEDNENYGIMVGSVPSFKTFAEGTTNCHKQVAFSSLNENNAFPLTMSTQDTIGMQKKPSVINLHEMKIDNHLVPILNLEENIHTKDSVYLNEDAEGYNNSTGNVNILSNPSSKSLDFSNLNHSEKMPDSVAAILPCSSKSALETIGSSDCLFSPMDLKDENVTSIKGINFASLKNSVHSDILESKKAKTYKEDNVRRGNVKGELGCIAFSKMLNKLCSGNAEKSTRDEINELCCSISEKIKSCSIPSVSPAPQKSYLIDNARGFVVDICSEKEPFVKSTEKQERQEDLNQMHNQDCTKLIALEHYKHCFAATESLDVDDLGGESTSLKENLSTIQGPKYLILDGICTRSGRVLSSPTVFSQLSGTKVKTVSSYKMKVKRVLKKKNVATSSMDTPNYKSDISKEEKLASTYEDRGSMHKPALDLAITSEICNFDSFKEKLNASCVKYSHNLSSLPSDDMINELKDKTGFAIGHVGMENSSQENCSTFMKCAVPLDNAAKVEEPDVSKAEGCNKNMRLQMSRRKKMSSQSTYVHQSPLTREKAKKLALGLPEILNLKRSRSGRLIVPQLDNGCQQIVYNADGTINGIKGVDMLCSREGIKSAPPKRRKIVTKS; encoded by the exons ATGGGCGCAGGTGGCGATATCCCCTCTCCGGCTCCGACGCCGAGACCTGCAGGCGCTCGCCTCTCTAATACTTGGAAGAGCCCTCCTACTCCGGCGACGATGTTTTCCCCTACCTCTGCTGCCGACCAAAAAGTA GTTAGTCTGTTTGACTGGTGGTTGTTTGAAGCAGAAAAACATGTCGATGGTAAAAGATTGGCTGTAAGTGGATTTACTAAGAG GCAACAAGCAGCTAGAATCTTCTATTCTGCACCCATTGTGAAAAGAAATGATGCTTATACTATTGAGGCTGCAGATGGGGTTATAGTTTTACTTGATGGCATGATAAACAAATCACGCACGCAAGATAATGGCTTTCCGCTTGAG ATGTGCAATCATTTCTTGGTTGGATTTCCATATGACTGGGATCATTATATTGGGGGTTATTACAGGACGAGAGCAACTTGTAATCCTGTAAAGTTATCATCTCATAATCAAATCCCTGTAGATTCAACTTACAGTGCAGGGAAAACATTACCAGTTCATCTTGAAGAATTTTCATTTGGTAGAGTGCGGAATTTCTTGAGCTCCGCTGGGAACAAAGTGACAGATAGCTTTATTGCCCTTCAAAAAATTGTTAGCAGTAGAATGGATCCGGAAATGCAAAAATTTGTATCATCGCCAGTGGATGAACTTAGTAAGCATGTGGACAAAAATGATGGAACAATGGTTGGTTCTGATCCATCATTCAAGATGTATGCTAAGGGTCCAGCAACTTGTCATAAACAAGTTGCATTCTCTAGCTTGAATGAAAATAATGCATTCCCATTGACTATGAGCACCCAGGCTACAAGTGGCATGCAGAAAAAGCCATCAGTGATCAACTTACATGAGATGAAGATAGACAATCATTTAGTTCCCATCCTCAACCTTGAAGAAAATATTCGAACACAAGATTCTGTGTACCTAAATGAAGATCCTGAAGGCCACACTAACTCTACTGGAAATGCCAATATTCTGAGCAATCCATCGTCAAAATCTTTAGAAATTTCAAATCTCAGTCACAGTGAGAAAATACCAGATAGTGTAGCAGAAATACTACCTTGTTCCAGTAAATCAGCATTAGAAACTATAAGTTCATCAGATTGTTTGTTTTCTCCTATGGATTTGAAGGATGAGAATGTAACTTCAATGAAGGGAATAAATTTTGCAAGTTTAAAAAATTCTGTTCATTCTGATATCTTGGAATCCAAGAAGGCTAAAGCCTACCAAGAAGATAATGAAAATTATGGAATAATGGTTGGTTCTGTTCCATCATTCAAGACTTTTGCTGAGGGCACAACAAATTGTCATAAACAAGTTGCATTCTCTAGTTTGAATGAAAATAATGCATTCCCATTGACTATGAGCACCCAGGATACAATTGGCATGCAGAAAAAACCATCAGTGATCAACTTACATGAGATGAAGATAGACAATCATTTAGTTCCCATCCTCAACCTTGAAGAAAATATTCACACAAAAGATTCTGTGTACTTAAATGAAGATGCTGAAGGCTACAATAACTCTACTGGAAATGTCAATATTCTGAGCAATCCATCGTCAAAATCTTTAGATTTTTCAAATCTCAATCACAGTGAGAAAATGCCAGATAGTGTAGCAGCAATACTACCTTGTTCCAGTAAATCAGCATTAGAAACTATAGGTTCATCAGATTGTTTGTTTTCTCCTATGGATTTGAAGGATGAGAATGTAACTTCAATTAAGGGAATAAATTTTGCAAGTTTAAAAAATTCTGTTCATTCTGATATCTTGGAATCCAAGAAGGCTAAAACCTACAAAGAAGATAATGTTAGAAGAGGAAATGTGAAAGGTGAGCTAGGATGCATTGCTTTTTCCAAAATGCTTAACAAGCTGTGCTCAGGAAATGCAGAAAAATCTACAAGAGATGAGATAAATGAGCTGTGCTGTAGTATCTCTGAAAAGATTAAGAGTTGTAGTATTCCTTCCGTGAGTCCTGCTCCTCAGAAGTCTTATTTAATTGATAATGCCAGAGGATTTGTGGTTGATATTTGCTCAGAAAAGGAACCTTTTGTTAAGTCTACTGAAAAACAAGAAAGGCAGGAAGATCTAAATCAGATGCACAACCAGGACTGTACCAAACTCATTGCCCTGGAACATTATAAGCATTGTTTTGCAGCAACTGAATCTCTAGATGTGGATGACTTAGGAGGTGAAAGTACATCCCTAAAAGAAAATTTATCGACTATCCAGGGTCCCAAGTATCTAATCCTGGATGGCATTTGTACAAGAAGTGGCCGTGTACTTAGCTCACCTACTGTCTTTTCCCAGCTGTCAGGCACAAAAGTCAAAACAGTATCTTCTTACAAGATGAAAGTCAAAAGAgtcttaaagaaaaaaaatgttgcAACTTCTTCAATGGATACACCAAATTACAAATCAGATATCTCCAAGGAGGAAAAGCTTGCATCTACATATGAAGACCGTGGCTCAATGCATAAGCCTGCTTTGGATCTTGCAATTACGTCTGAGATTTGCAATTTTGACTCTTTCAAAGAGAAGTTGAATGCTAGTTGTGTGAAATACAGTCATAACTTATCATCTTTACCCAGTGATGATATGATCAATGAATTGAAAGATAAAACTGGATTTGCCATTGGTCACGTTGGTATGGAAAACAGCAGTCAGGAAAATTGTTCTACTTTCATGAAATGTGCAGTTCCGTTGGATAATGCTGCCAAG GTAGAGGAACCTGATGTTTCAAAAGCAGAGGGATGCAACAAAAATATGAGATTGCAAATGTCTAGGAGGAAGAAAATGTCGAGCCAAAGCACCTAT GTACACCAATCTCCACTTACTAGGGAAAAGGCTAAAAAACTTGCATTGGGCTTACCAGAAATTCTCAACTTAAAAAGATCCAGATCAG GTCGCTTGATCGTACCTCAGCTGGACAATGGGTGCCAGCAGATTGTTTATAATGCG GATGGTACAATCAATGGCATAAAGGGTGTTGATATGTTGTGTTCTCGTGAAG GAATCAAGTCGGCACCACCAAAAAGGCGAAAAATTGTCACTAAGAGTTAG
- the LOC121976690 gene encoding uncharacterized protein LOC121976690 isoform X1: protein MGAGGDIPSPAPTPRPAGARLSNTWKSPPTPATMFSPTSAADQKVVSLFDWWLFEAEKHVDGKRLAVSGFTKRQQAARIFYSAPIVKRNDAYTIEAADGVIVLLDGMINKSRTQDNGFPLEMCNHFLVGFPYDWDHYIGGYYRTRATCNPVKLSSHNQIPVDSTYSAGKTLPVHLEEFSFGRVRNFLSSAGNKVTDSFIALQKIVSSRMDPEMQKFVSSPVDELSKHVDKNDGTMVGSDPSFKMYAKGPATCHKQVAFSSLNENNAFPLTMSTQATSGMQKKPSVINLHEMKIDNHLVPILNLEENIRTQDSVYLNEDPEGHTNSTGNANILSNPSSKSLEISNLSHSEKIPDSVAEILPCSSKSALETISSSDCLFSPMDLKDENVTSMKGINFASLKNSVHSDILESKKAKAYQEDNENYGIMVGSVPSFKTFAEGTTNCHKQVAFSSLNENNAFPLTMSTQDTIGMQKKPSVINLHEMKIDNHLVPILNLEENIHTKDSVYLNEDAEGYNNSTGNVNILSNPSSKSLDFSNLNHSEKMPDSVAAILPCSSKSALETIGSSDCLFSPMDLKDENVTSIKGINFASLKNSVHSDILESKKAKTYKEDNVRRGNVKGELGCIAFSKMLNKLCSGNAEKSTRDEINELCCSISEKIKSCSIPSVSPAPQKSYLIDNARGFVVDICSEKEPFVKSTEKQERQEDLNQMHNQDCTKLIALEHYKHCFAATESLDVDDLGGESTSLKENLSTIQGPKYLILDGICTRSGRVLSSPTVFSQLSGTKVKTVSSYKMKVKRVLKKKNVATSSMDTPNYKSDISKEEKLASTYEDRGSMHKPALDLAITSEICNFDSFKEKLNASCVKYSHNLSSLPSDDMINELKDKTGFAIGHVGMENSSQENCSTFMKCAVPLDNAAKVEEPDVSKAEGCNKNMRLQMSRRKKMSSQSTYVHQSPLTREKAKKLALGLPEILNLKRSRSAGRLIVPQLDNGCQQIVYNADGTINGIKGVDMLCSREGIKSAPPKRRKIVTKS, encoded by the exons ATGGGCGCAGGTGGCGATATCCCCTCTCCGGCTCCGACGCCGAGACCTGCAGGCGCTCGCCTCTCTAATACTTGGAAGAGCCCTCCTACTCCGGCGACGATGTTTTCCCCTACCTCTGCTGCCGACCAAAAAGTA GTTAGTCTGTTTGACTGGTGGTTGTTTGAAGCAGAAAAACATGTCGATGGTAAAAGATTGGCTGTAAGTGGATTTACTAAGAG GCAACAAGCAGCTAGAATCTTCTATTCTGCACCCATTGTGAAAAGAAATGATGCTTATACTATTGAGGCTGCAGATGGGGTTATAGTTTTACTTGATGGCATGATAAACAAATCACGCACGCAAGATAATGGCTTTCCGCTTGAG ATGTGCAATCATTTCTTGGTTGGATTTCCATATGACTGGGATCATTATATTGGGGGTTATTACAGGACGAGAGCAACTTGTAATCCTGTAAAGTTATCATCTCATAATCAAATCCCTGTAGATTCAACTTACAGTGCAGGGAAAACATTACCAGTTCATCTTGAAGAATTTTCATTTGGTAGAGTGCGGAATTTCTTGAGCTCCGCTGGGAACAAAGTGACAGATAGCTTTATTGCCCTTCAAAAAATTGTTAGCAGTAGAATGGATCCGGAAATGCAAAAATTTGTATCATCGCCAGTGGATGAACTTAGTAAGCATGTGGACAAAAATGATGGAACAATGGTTGGTTCTGATCCATCATTCAAGATGTATGCTAAGGGTCCAGCAACTTGTCATAAACAAGTTGCATTCTCTAGCTTGAATGAAAATAATGCATTCCCATTGACTATGAGCACCCAGGCTACAAGTGGCATGCAGAAAAAGCCATCAGTGATCAACTTACATGAGATGAAGATAGACAATCATTTAGTTCCCATCCTCAACCTTGAAGAAAATATTCGAACACAAGATTCTGTGTACCTAAATGAAGATCCTGAAGGCCACACTAACTCTACTGGAAATGCCAATATTCTGAGCAATCCATCGTCAAAATCTTTAGAAATTTCAAATCTCAGTCACAGTGAGAAAATACCAGATAGTGTAGCAGAAATACTACCTTGTTCCAGTAAATCAGCATTAGAAACTATAAGTTCATCAGATTGTTTGTTTTCTCCTATGGATTTGAAGGATGAGAATGTAACTTCAATGAAGGGAATAAATTTTGCAAGTTTAAAAAATTCTGTTCATTCTGATATCTTGGAATCCAAGAAGGCTAAAGCCTACCAAGAAGATAATGAAAATTATGGAATAATGGTTGGTTCTGTTCCATCATTCAAGACTTTTGCTGAGGGCACAACAAATTGTCATAAACAAGTTGCATTCTCTAGTTTGAATGAAAATAATGCATTCCCATTGACTATGAGCACCCAGGATACAATTGGCATGCAGAAAAAACCATCAGTGATCAACTTACATGAGATGAAGATAGACAATCATTTAGTTCCCATCCTCAACCTTGAAGAAAATATTCACACAAAAGATTCTGTGTACTTAAATGAAGATGCTGAAGGCTACAATAACTCTACTGGAAATGTCAATATTCTGAGCAATCCATCGTCAAAATCTTTAGATTTTTCAAATCTCAATCACAGTGAGAAAATGCCAGATAGTGTAGCAGCAATACTACCTTGTTCCAGTAAATCAGCATTAGAAACTATAGGTTCATCAGATTGTTTGTTTTCTCCTATGGATTTGAAGGATGAGAATGTAACTTCAATTAAGGGAATAAATTTTGCAAGTTTAAAAAATTCTGTTCATTCTGATATCTTGGAATCCAAGAAGGCTAAAACCTACAAAGAAGATAATGTTAGAAGAGGAAATGTGAAAGGTGAGCTAGGATGCATTGCTTTTTCCAAAATGCTTAACAAGCTGTGCTCAGGAAATGCAGAAAAATCTACAAGAGATGAGATAAATGAGCTGTGCTGTAGTATCTCTGAAAAGATTAAGAGTTGTAGTATTCCTTCCGTGAGTCCTGCTCCTCAGAAGTCTTATTTAATTGATAATGCCAGAGGATTTGTGGTTGATATTTGCTCAGAAAAGGAACCTTTTGTTAAGTCTACTGAAAAACAAGAAAGGCAGGAAGATCTAAATCAGATGCACAACCAGGACTGTACCAAACTCATTGCCCTGGAACATTATAAGCATTGTTTTGCAGCAACTGAATCTCTAGATGTGGATGACTTAGGAGGTGAAAGTACATCCCTAAAAGAAAATTTATCGACTATCCAGGGTCCCAAGTATCTAATCCTGGATGGCATTTGTACAAGAAGTGGCCGTGTACTTAGCTCACCTACTGTCTTTTCCCAGCTGTCAGGCACAAAAGTCAAAACAGTATCTTCTTACAAGATGAAAGTCAAAAGAgtcttaaagaaaaaaaatgttgcAACTTCTTCAATGGATACACCAAATTACAAATCAGATATCTCCAAGGAGGAAAAGCTTGCATCTACATATGAAGACCGTGGCTCAATGCATAAGCCTGCTTTGGATCTTGCAATTACGTCTGAGATTTGCAATTTTGACTCTTTCAAAGAGAAGTTGAATGCTAGTTGTGTGAAATACAGTCATAACTTATCATCTTTACCCAGTGATGATATGATCAATGAATTGAAAGATAAAACTGGATTTGCCATTGGTCACGTTGGTATGGAAAACAGCAGTCAGGAAAATTGTTCTACTTTCATGAAATGTGCAGTTCCGTTGGATAATGCTGCCAAG GTAGAGGAACCTGATGTTTCAAAAGCAGAGGGATGCAACAAAAATATGAGATTGCAAATGTCTAGGAGGAAGAAAATGTCGAGCCAAAGCACCTAT GTACACCAATCTCCACTTACTAGGGAAAAGGCTAAAAAACTTGCATTGGGCTTACCAGAAATTCTCAACTTAAAAAGATCCAGATCAG CAGGTCGCTTGATCGTACCTCAGCTGGACAATGGGTGCCAGCAGATTGTTTATAATGCG GATGGTACAATCAATGGCATAAAGGGTGTTGATATGTTGTGTTCTCGTGAAG GAATCAAGTCGGCACCACCAAAAAGGCGAAAAATTGTCACTAAGAGTTAG